The sequence TGCTGAGCCCCACAACTCCCTGCCTTTCCTTCCCCCACGACGGATCTTTCAGCGAAGATGGCTCTCGCTTCTCTGGTGACAGGCTTTGAATGAGAACCTTGATCAACCAGGATGGGCTCGCTCTCGATCCATCCGTATTGGTGCTGCAGCCAGAAAAACCAGCCTTTGCTGGATTGCTCCTCCCCAGGAATTAACTGAAGCATcagcagctggaggcagaagagccCCTGGCAAAGGAGGAACTTTGTTCGGAGGGTGAGCTCCCACTTCCACAGCACCGGGGGGGTGTTGCTTGGAGCCAGCGAGCTGCGGTTGACGGGAGGAAGTTCGGGGGTTTCTGTGTCACTGTGGAAGGCCCCAGTTAGCAATACCAAACCCGCAGGCACTGGGAAGTCCCTGACCCCTGCGGTCCTTCCTGCGGCTATTCCTGAGTAAAAGACCACAATGTTTGCTTTGGGAAAAGAGAAGCCCATCCTAACCCGCCATTTCACATGGAGTTTTCTGGAGCTCATCTGGGGTTTCCTCCTGTTGGGAGTTCAGCCAACGAACgcacccctcccctgccctgagcTCCGGGTTACCCCAGGGATGTGGTTCCTCCCTGGCCACCAGCTGGTTCCGACGGCTGGTCAGTGTTTTCTGAAGTAACTCCAGCAGGAGCCAGCTGCCTGAGAAAGCCACCAGCAGGACCTAGAGTAAGAGGTCCAGTCTCACCAAAGAGCCAGTGGGGAGCAGAACGTTAAAAGTCAGGACATGCTGCAGAAAATACATGGCTCACTTGACAACTCACCTGAAAGGCAGCGCAGGCCAGACTTACAGAGGAGCTGATCCTGCGCTGCTCGGGGACAGCTCACTAACACTGTCACATCCAGCCCCTCTTCCAGCCATTCCCCAGCTCTCTTAGGAGACAGCCAGCTTTCCAGCCAGGGGGATAGAAAGCTGGGGcagctgaaaaaggaaagggaagccAAGAGGCCGAAGAAAGCATCTGTAACAAGACATTTATTGATGTGCAGGTTTCTGTTCTGCAACGGAATCAGCTGCTTCCCCTGGCCGGGCTCCCAGCAGCGCTGGAcatgccagcagcagctcccattgCCCGGTCTTGGCAGATAAAAGGAGGCGGCTGACGGGCACGGCCCACGGTCCCTCTGTGTGCCCAGGTCCAGGACAAGGTCAGGGGCAGTGGATACCATGAAGAGGTAGATGCAGCGGGATAAGTCTGGCCCAACTTTCCTGCTGACGTCTGATTTCACTGGGATGTCACTGATCAGGAgacatttttcatcttctgtgcTGCAGTTTTCGTAGGCCTTTGAGCACGCAAGAGAAGGAAGCACGCAGTTAGCACAGATGCTCTAAGAGGAGACTCCAGTCTCCCCTGCAAGGCTCAATCCCGTCGTTACAGTGAGGATCCGTGACTGAGCCTTCATCCAAACGTACCAGGATCAGGGGATAAAACCCAGAAGAAACAAGATCTACCACTTGCAAACCAGACCTCACACACACTCAGAATTGTGCATTGCCCCTCCAGTGTACAAGGAGAGAACAGTAAAGCCACTTCTTCTGAAGCATCTGTGCCAGGGACAGAGATCAAAGCTCCAGAGAGGAGAGTACTGATTACATGACACTCTTTCTAAAAAGTTCTGTCACAGTTCCTGATCTAATGGAAAGAGTTTATGTGATTCACGCTCACAAAAACAAGCACTTGCTGATAAAAAAGTGTCTTCATGAATTGGGTAAGCTGCTGTCAGAGGGTTAGACAGCATATTCGTCTAATCCGGCTCCCCCGCCACCTCGCTGAGCCAGTTTAGCTCACGAACCAGCAGAAAGCtaaggggagcagggagagggagcggTTAGTGAGCTGAATCGGCTCCCTGAAGGGGCAGACAACAGAAGAGCAAGGAAAGAGCGGGGTATGCCGCTGGTGTCAGCAAGCGGTAAGAGAGCTGAGGAAATCCCTCACAGGCTGTAGGGATGACACGGATTTTCTGCTCGAGGGTGATGTAGAGCTGCCGGCCGGTAGCAGCAGCCACCTGCGACATCACCCATTTCcaataaaaacaagcaaagctGACAGACGGACCACGTTGGACACTGGCAATGGGATGCCTCCAACAAAccctcagctgtgctggctggggtGGGCAACCAAACATATGGCCAAGCAAAAATGCAAAGACACTTTGAGGGGGTGCTGTGAGGTGAGACCAAGGCCAGGAGAGGTCTGGAAGGGCCAACAGGAGGGGTAAGAAGCTACTGCTCAAACAAAGCTACGGTTCAAGTCACACACCCATCTGGAGACAAGCCTTGCCTTTCTGGAGAGCTGATTTCACACTCGGGGCTTGTTTGCTGCATCAACAAAGATCTTTATGCAAGGAAGCACGTGGCACCCCTCCCTGCCTTCATCCTCCAGGCTTTTCACAGGACATGGAGGGGTTTGAGCGCTTACCTGTAACAGGAGGCTTGGGGAGGGATATGCTTCTGCTACAGCCGCTGCTGTCACAGGGCTGACTCTGTTGAACCGCTGGAGTTGTCTCTTCCACACCTGCCGGAGTCCTGTGCTGTCCTTCTCCACTCACACCCCGCTGGCCCAGGCCCCGGCAGTGCAAAAAGGCACCTCCTGCgaccccagctgcctcctgcagaAAGACAGACTGCTGAGAGCCAGACCTGGGGCCG is a genomic window of Rissa tridactyla isolate bRisTri1 chromosome 8, bRisTri1.patW.cur.20221130, whole genome shotgun sequence containing:
- the EME2 gene encoding LOW QUALITY PROTEIN: probable crossover junction endonuclease EME2 (The sequence of the model RefSeq protein was modified relative to this genomic sequence to represent the inferred CDS: inserted 1 base in 1 codon; substituted 1 base at 1 genomic stop codon); its protein translation is MATGWAWRLPPALGNGRRLAGLRVGAREPARARPAEAAEGPRGGCSREEQEALEKRQQRPERCRRLTEVCAHPGLLKDPGSDAWVNVLSSLDCKYSFEPQAIPCSITWRRNMPNAPSTPVSPSHLLCTWVIQASEQDLCQVLYNRVTLPGEQAGXQALSPGRQRPSSQPGPELAVTQEEITGGKTSYSLWAKIEVLFLDTWQEFVQYVSALRKAIAKHLYKRQLGSQEVPFCTAGAWASGVXVEKDSTGLRQVWKRQLQRFNRVSPVTAAAVAEAYPSPSLLLQAYENCSTEDEKCLLISDIPVKSDVSRKVGPDLSRCIYLFMVSTAPDLVLDLGTQRDRGPCPSAASFYLPRPGNGSCCWHVQRCWEPGQGKQLIPLQNRNLHINKCLVTDAFFGLLASLSFFSCPSFLSPWLESWLSPKRAGEWLEEGLDVTVLVSCPRAAQDQLLCKSGLRCLSGPAGGFLRQLAPAGVTSENTDQPSEPAGGQGGTTSLG